In Pedobacter sp. SL55, the following proteins share a genomic window:
- the gcvP gene encoding aminomethyl-transferring glycine dehydrogenase, with the protein MSLNIHYQENFKDRHIAPNQADTKAMLETVGVNSIDELIEQTVPASIRLKQGLNLPEAKSEVDYLKALKQTASLNKVFKSYIGQGYYNNITPGVILRNVLENPGWYTQYTPYQAEIAQGRLQALLNFQTMVIDLTGMEIANASLLDEGTAAAEAMFMQYSLRKKEQGNKYFVSEAIFAQTIDILKTRANPFGIELVIGNHENFEPTAEFFGAIVQYPAGNGEVYDYKNLATALHAQNVKLTVIADLLSLTLLTPPGEWGADVVVGTTQRFGIPMGFGGPHAAFFATKDEYKRSIPGRIIGVTIDSNDNYALRMALQTREQHIRRDKATSNICTAQALLAIMAGFYAAYHGPKGLKLIAERTHGLTVSLANSLKAIGYQVNNNAYFDTIEVELSDLKGAIHKDCLDNNINLNYQGTKATISLDETTNFEDVSLLVRIFSKVKAIATDSVVVVDEVSTTIPAELQRTSTYLTHPVFNSHHSEHEMLRYIKSLETKDLSLCHSMIALGSCTMKLNATTEMIPVTWPEFGNIHPFAPADQVLGYYTVFDELDKWLSEITGFAAMSLQPNAGAQGEYAGLMVIRAYHQDRGDHHRNIALIPASAHGTNPASAAMAGMKIVVVKSLANGNIDVDDLKAKAQEHSANLSCLMVTYPSTHGVFEESIIEICETIHQHGGQVYMDGANMNAQVGLTSPANIGADVCHLNLHKTFCIPHGGGGPGMGPIGVAAHLVPYLPGHAVVNIEKGKSIPAVSSAPWGSASILLISHAYIAMMGAEGLTNATKYAILNANYMKARLEQHFPVLYAGANGRCAHEMILDCRGFKNFGIEVVDIAKRLMDYGFHAPTVSFPVAGTLMVEPTESEPKHELDRFCDALIAIRNEISEVEAGSLDKADNPLKNAPHTAAVVTGNDWNHGYSRQTAAFPLPYVAAYKFWPSVGRVNDSHGDRSLICACPPLESYIEEEALV; encoded by the coding sequence ATGAGCTTAAACATCCATTACCAAGAGAACTTTAAAGACCGTCATATTGCGCCAAACCAGGCCGATACTAAGGCGATGTTAGAAACTGTAGGCGTTAATTCTATAGATGAATTGATTGAGCAAACGGTTCCGGCGAGTATCAGATTAAAACAAGGCTTAAATTTGCCAGAGGCAAAGTCTGAGGTTGATTACTTAAAGGCTTTGAAACAAACTGCGTCTCTAAACAAGGTTTTCAAATCTTACATCGGCCAAGGATATTATAACAACATCACCCCCGGTGTAATTTTACGTAACGTATTAGAAAACCCAGGATGGTACACGCAGTACACCCCTTACCAAGCAGAAATTGCACAAGGCCGTTTACAGGCTTTGTTAAATTTCCAAACTATGGTAATAGACCTAACGGGAATGGAAATTGCAAATGCTTCTCTTTTAGACGAAGGTACAGCAGCTGCCGAAGCGATGTTTATGCAATACAGCTTGCGCAAAAAAGAGCAAGGAAATAAGTACTTCGTTTCTGAAGCCATCTTTGCCCAAACTATCGATATTTTAAAAACTAGAGCTAACCCGTTCGGTATCGAATTGGTAATTGGCAACCACGAAAACTTTGAGCCTACAGCTGAATTTTTCGGTGCCATTGTACAATATCCGGCAGGTAATGGTGAAGTTTATGATTATAAAAATTTAGCTACTGCATTACACGCACAGAATGTAAAATTAACTGTAATTGCAGATTTGTTAAGCTTAACCTTATTAACTCCTCCAGGAGAATGGGGTGCAGATGTAGTTGTTGGTACTACCCAACGTTTCGGTATTCCGATGGGATTTGGTGGTCCACACGCTGCTTTCTTCGCCACTAAAGATGAGTACAAACGTTCAATTCCGGGTCGTATCATTGGTGTAACTATCGATAGCAACGATAACTATGCGCTACGCATGGCTTTACAAACTCGTGAGCAACACATCCGTAGAGATAAAGCAACTTCAAACATTTGTACTGCACAAGCTTTATTAGCTATTATGGCAGGTTTTTACGCTGCTTATCACGGTCCAAAAGGTTTAAAATTAATTGCCGAACGTACCCATGGTTTAACGGTTTCTTTAGCAAATTCGCTAAAAGCAATTGGCTACCAAGTGAATAATAACGCTTATTTTGATACTATTGAAGTAGAACTGAGCGATTTAAAAGGTGCTATTCACAAAGATTGTTTAGACAACAACATCAACTTAAACTACCAAGGCACCAAAGCTACGATTTCATTAGACGAAACTACCAATTTTGAAGATGTTAGCTTATTGGTTCGTATCTTTTCTAAAGTTAAAGCCATTGCTACAGATAGCGTGGTAGTAGTAGACGAAGTAAGTACTACAATTCCAGCAGAATTACAACGTACTTCAACGTATTTAACGCACCCAGTTTTCAATTCTCATCACTCTGAGCATGAAATGTTGCGTTATATCAAATCATTAGAAACTAAAGATTTATCGCTCTGCCACTCAATGATTGCTTTAGGTTCGTGTACCATGAAACTTAACGCAACTACAGAGATGATCCCAGTAACTTGGCCAGAGTTTGGAAATATACATCCATTTGCTCCAGCAGATCAAGTTTTGGGTTATTACACTGTATTTGATGAGCTGGATAAATGGTTAAGTGAAATTACTGGTTTTGCGGCCATGAGCCTACAGCCAAACGCAGGTGCACAAGGCGAATATGCAGGATTAATGGTTATCCGTGCTTATCATCAAGACAGAGGCGATCATCACCGTAATATTGCTTTAATTCCTGCTTCGGCACACGGTACCAACCCTGCTTCGGCAGCAATGGCCGGAATGAAAATCGTTGTCGTTAAATCTTTAGCCAATGGCAACATCGATGTTGATGATTTAAAAGCTAAAGCGCAAGAGCATTCGGCAAACCTTTCTTGCTTAATGGTTACTTATCCATCAACACATGGTGTTTTCGAAGAAAGTATCATCGAAATCTGCGAAACTATCCACCAACACGGCGGACAAGTTTACATGGATGGTGCTAACATGAACGCACAAGTTGGTTTAACTAGTCCGGCTAATATCGGTGCCGATGTTTGCCACTTGAACTTACATAAAACCTTCTGTATTCCACACGGTGGCGGTGGTCCTGGTATGGGCCCAATTGGTGTAGCAGCACACTTAGTGCCTTACTTACCTGGCCATGCGGTGGTAAATATCGAAAAAGGAAAATCTATCCCAGCGGTATCTTCTGCACCTTGGGGTTCGGCAAGTATCTTGTTAATTTCTCACGCTTACATTGCTATGATGGGTGCCGAGGGTTTAACCAATGCTACCAAATATGCCATTTTAAACGCTAACTATATGAAAGCTCGTTTAGAGCAACATTTTCCAGTGTTGTATGCTGGTGCAAATGGTCGTTGCGCACACGAAATGATTTTAGATTGCCGTGGCTTCAAAAACTTCGGTATCGAGGTGGTTGATATTGCCAAACGTTTAATGGATTATGGTTTCCACGCCCCTACCGTTTCTTTCCCAGTAGCTGGAACCTTAATGGTTGAGCCTACTGAAAGTGAGCCTAAGCACGAGTTAGACCGTTTCTGCGATGCTTTAATTGCCATCAGAAATGAAATTAGCGAAGTAGAAGCAGGCAGCTTAGATAAAGCAGACAACCCATTAAAAAATGCACCACATACGGCTGCTGTAGTAACTGGAAACGACTGGAACCACGGTTACAGCCGTCAAACTGCGGCTTTTCCATTACCTTACGTAGCTGCTTATAAATTCTGGCCTTCGGTGGGCAGAGTAAATGATAGTCATGGCGACCGCTCTTTGATTTGTGCTTGCCCTCCGTTGGAAAGCTATATAGAAGAAGAAGCCTTAGTTTGA
- a CDS encoding DUF3667 domain-containing protein, with protein sequence MSSVKLRKEKNCLNCGHHVEETYCPHCGQENIELKEDALHMITHAIADYFHFEHKFFGTIKPLLFKPGKLTVDYVAGKRASFLHPIKLYIFISIVFFIVIFSSNKKEKDAEPTAEITEKLKNDTLTSNSLKEAKQILDYIPLSKSKKDSILKEVEKDIKENGTATVNIGTSRKNKKRYNKFVSDEKSIEEYEKKQRALPKEERDNFIVNYFTKKGIEFNKYPDPSKKIGEDMIKYVPKMMFLLLPLFAMILKLVYIRKDRFYYEHLIYSFHTHSAIFLCFILIKALSWLTGFVIDISGWIQFIGLTYIIWYIYRSLRTFYNSSRWITLLKFFFLFFCYNILLALCFLGIIAISFIGG encoded by the coding sequence ATGTCGTCCGTTAAACTTAGAAAAGAAAAGAACTGCTTAAACTGTGGCCACCATGTAGAGGAAACTTATTGCCCGCATTGTGGGCAAGAGAACATTGAATTAAAGGAAGATGCCTTACACATGATTACCCATGCCATTGCAGATTACTTCCACTTTGAACATAAGTTTTTTGGCACCATAAAACCTTTACTTTTTAAGCCTGGTAAATTAACAGTAGATTACGTAGCAGGTAAGAGAGCTTCATTCCTCCATCCTATTAAGCTTTATATTTTCATTAGCATCGTATTTTTTATTGTTATTTTTAGTAGTAATAAAAAAGAAAAAGATGCAGAACCAACGGCTGAAATAACAGAAAAGCTAAAAAATGACACGCTAACTTCTAATTCTTTAAAAGAAGCTAAGCAAATATTAGACTATATACCGCTTAGCAAAAGCAAAAAAGATAGTATTTTAAAGGAAGTAGAAAAGGATATCAAAGAAAATGGTACTGCAACGGTTAATATCGGCACTTCCAGAAAAAATAAGAAAAGATACAATAAGTTTGTATCAGATGAAAAATCAATAGAAGAATACGAAAAAAAGCAGCGTGCACTGCCAAAAGAAGAGCGTGACAATTTTATAGTCAACTACTTTACAAAGAAAGGTATTGAATTTAATAAATATCCAGACCCTAGTAAAAAGATTGGTGAGGATATGATTAAATACGTGCCTAAAATGATGTTTTTGTTATTGCCGCTCTTTGCAATGATCTTGAAACTCGTATACATCAGAAAAGATAGGTTCTACTACGAGCATCTCATCTATTCGTTCCATACCCATTCTGCTATTTTCTTGTGTTTTATACTCATAAAAGCTTTAAGTTGGTTAACAGGCTTTGTGATAGATATTAGCGGTTGGATACAATTTATTGGGCTGACCTACATCATTTGGTATATTTACAGATCGCTCAGAACTTTCTATAACAGTAGCAGATGGATAACCTTATTGAAATTTTTCTTCTTGTTTTTCTGTTACAATATACTACTAGCACTATGTTTTCTAGGAATTATTGCCATTAGTTTTATTGGAGGGTAA